Proteins co-encoded in one Hymenobacter swuensis DY53 genomic window:
- a CDS encoding SusC/RagA family TonB-linked outer membrane protein: MKKNLLLVPIAVLAFAGTAAQAQNRTISGRVTDRTSGEGLPGVTVLVKGTTTGVSTNSDGTFTLSAPAGGGTLVYSSVGYISVEQPIGDSNTINAALATDSKALSEVVVVGYGSAQNRRELTGSIATVTAAQIANKPVQSFEQALQGQAAGVNITTPNGVLNASPVVRIRGVNSITLSSAPLYVIDGIPAFSGNSSAVGSVPNNPLSNINPADIESVEVLKDASATAIYGSRAAGGVIVVTTKKGRRGQSKLSLDSWVGWNDPVRLYDVLNATDYMEIKNEAVRNLNANRVAIGSPQTATNIEGFRPTLDASGNIVDTRWYDYIYRTGFSSSNTLNFSGGTEKTTYYTSVGYTDQKGMLENNTFKRASARLNIDHKVFSRLSVGARVAYTNARTGSPNSGSVGDGAFGTAGLGRAPLVLPPNIAPRNPDGTYNINGAGIGAGANINPASYTVANPNGQALLTGFFNPLVDLENNYFLSEGNDIQGSVYADLEPVKGLHLRTNYGIYNIAFEDKSFSSPIAGDSYNVGSAFNFYRTNKRWNWQNTAQYDVTLAEKHNISILAGTEYQSTQIDRWGANRTSVSDPFFTTFQGGYSNIANSGSFQGENFLMSYFGRATYNFNRKYLATFNARRDGYSAWGNEKWGNFYGASLGYIVSEEAFWKNSSFLNTISLLKFTGSYGEVGNNQGIGDFTTRDLYSPGLYGTSNTFFFSNAGNADLSWETSKKTDVGLSFGLFEDRIQGDVAYYRNDVDGLILDVPQSPSKGIPNNAIAANIGSMRNTGVEFNLRATAINKADFTWSINANLTTLKNRVTKLATEGQRIGTATSGLETVNFTRVGGSVGEILAVQSLGVNPENGRRMIRKADGTVVQYNHQGQGWTLMDGTTTTPAPSQLADGQYYGPTLPTWYGGFDNTFRYKSFDLGVFIQFSGGNYIYNGTKAGLHDQRFWNNATDIKDRWTETNRNAEWPRVVYGDNVSNGSALVMSSNVEKGDFARLRNVSLGYNVASGLVNKLGVGSARLYVQVQNAALLTNYSGIDPEISTNGSNNTGAGVDRNSVGQARSYTVGLNLGF; this comes from the coding sequence ATGAAAAAAAATTTACTTCTTGTTCCCATAGCGGTACTGGCCTTTGCCGGAACTGCCGCACAGGCCCAGAATCGAACTATTTCAGGACGGGTGACAGACCGCACCAGCGGGGAAGGACTGCCCGGCGTGACAGTACTGGTGAAAGGTACTACGACTGGTGTATCGACTAACTCCGATGGTACATTTACGTTGTCAGCTCCGGCCGGTGGCGGTACGCTTGTGTATTCTTCTGTTGGCTACATCAGTGTAGAGCAGCCCATCGGTGATTCCAACACCATTAACGCAGCACTAGCTACCGACTCCAAAGCCCTGAGCGAAGTAGTAGTAGTAGGTTATGGCAGTGCCCAGAATCGGCGTGAACTGACTGGTTCTATTGCAACGGTAACGGCCGCCCAGATTGCTAACAAGCCCGTTCAGAGTTTTGAACAAGCGTTGCAAGGCCAGGCTGCCGGTGTGAACATTACTACGCCAAACGGTGTACTGAACGCCTCACCGGTGGTACGCATCCGGGGCGTGAACTCCATTACGCTCAGTTCCGCGCCACTGTACGTTATCGACGGCATCCCGGCATTCAGCGGCAACAGCTCGGCCGTAGGCAGCGTACCAAACAACCCGCTCAGCAATATCAACCCTGCTGATATCGAGAGCGTGGAGGTGCTGAAAGATGCTTCTGCAACGGCTATCTACGGTTCCCGGGCTGCCGGTGGTGTCATCGTGGTGACCACGAAAAAAGGCCGTCGTGGCCAGAGTAAACTTTCGCTTGATTCATGGGTGGGTTGGAATGATCCGGTACGTCTGTATGACGTGCTGAACGCTACTGACTACATGGAAATCAAGAATGAAGCGGTTCGGAACCTGAACGCTAACCGGGTAGCTATTGGCTCTCCGCAAACTGCCACTAACATCGAAGGCTTCAGGCCCACATTGGACGCTAGCGGGAACATTGTGGATACGCGCTGGTACGACTACATTTACCGCACCGGTTTCTCCTCTTCCAATACGCTCAACTTCAGCGGCGGTACGGAAAAAACGACCTACTATACGTCTGTTGGGTATACCGATCAGAAAGGTATGCTGGAAAATAACACGTTCAAGCGTGCGTCTGCTCGTCTCAACATCGATCATAAGGTATTCTCGCGCCTGAGCGTAGGGGCCCGCGTTGCGTATACCAATGCCCGTACAGGCTCCCCAAACTCCGGTTCTGTAGGTGATGGCGCATTCGGCACGGCTGGTCTGGGTCGCGCACCCCTGGTATTGCCACCCAACATAGCTCCCCGCAACCCGGATGGCACATACAATATCAATGGCGCGGGCATCGGTGCGGGAGCCAACATTAACCCGGCCTCATACACGGTAGCTAACCCCAACGGTCAGGCGTTGCTAACCGGCTTCTTCAACCCGCTCGTTGACCTGGAAAACAACTATTTCCTTTCAGAAGGCAATGATATTCAGGGAAGCGTATATGCCGATCTGGAACCAGTCAAAGGCTTGCACTTACGTACCAACTACGGTATCTATAACATAGCCTTTGAAGACAAATCTTTCTCCTCACCCATTGCGGGAGACTCTTATAACGTAGGTAGCGCCTTTAACTTCTACCGTACCAACAAACGTTGGAACTGGCAAAATACCGCGCAGTATGATGTTACGCTAGCCGAAAAGCACAACATCTCTATACTGGCCGGCACTGAATACCAGAGCACCCAAATTGACCGTTGGGGCGCTAACCGTACCAGCGTATCTGATCCGTTCTTCACAACCTTCCAGGGCGGATACTCTAACATTGCCAACTCTGGCTCCTTCCAGGGGGAGAACTTCCTGATGTCGTACTTCGGCCGGGCGACCTATAACTTCAACCGCAAGTACCTCGCCACCTTCAATGCTCGTCGCGACGGTTACTCGGCGTGGGGTAATGAGAAATGGGGTAACTTTTACGGTGCCTCGCTGGGCTATATTGTCTCTGAAGAAGCATTCTGGAAAAACTCCTCCTTCCTTAACACAATCAGCTTGCTGAAATTCACTGGCAGCTACGGCGAAGTTGGTAACAACCAAGGCATTGGTGATTTCACGACACGGGACTTGTATAGCCCTGGTCTGTACGGGACCAGCAACACCTTTTTCTTCAGTAATGCCGGTAATGCCGACCTCAGCTGGGAAACTAGCAAAAAGACTGACGTAGGTCTATCTTTTGGCTTGTTTGAAGACCGCATCCAAGGGGATGTAGCCTATTACCGGAACGATGTGGACGGCCTGATCCTAGACGTACCACAGTCTCCTTCCAAGGGTATTCCTAACAACGCTATTGCCGCCAACATTGGCTCAATGCGCAACACCGGTGTGGAATTTAACCTGCGCGCAACGGCTATAAATAAAGCTGACTTTACCTGGTCTATCAACGCCAACCTCACTACCCTGAAAAACCGGGTAACGAAGCTGGCTACCGAAGGGCAACGGATTGGTACGGCAACTTCCGGCCTGGAAACCGTCAACTTCACCCGAGTAGGTGGCTCAGTCGGCGAGATTCTAGCAGTTCAGTCTCTGGGTGTTAACCCGGAAAACGGCCGGCGTATGATCCGTAAAGCAGATGGGACCGTGGTGCAGTATAACCACCAGGGCCAGGGCTGGACGCTGATGGATGGTACAACGACTACTCCCGCTCCCTCGCAGCTGGCAGACGGACAGTACTATGGCCCCACGCTACCCACTTGGTATGGTGGTTTCGATAACACCTTCCGTTACAAGAGCTTTGACTTGGGTGTATTCATTCAGTTCTCTGGTGGCAACTACATCTATAACGGTACCAAAGCTGGCTTGCACGATCAACGCTTCTGGAACAATGCCACTGACATCAAGGACCGCTGGACCGAAACCAACCGTAACGCTGAGTGGCCTCGGGTAGTGTACGGGGATAACGTGTCAAACGGCTCGGCCCTTGTCATGTCCTCCAATGTGGAAAAAGGGGACTTTGCTCGTCTGCGCAACGTATCGCTGGGCTACAACGTCGCATCTGGTCTGGTCAATAAGCTGGGAGTGGGAAGTGCCCGCCTGTACGTGCAAGTACAAAATGCTGCACTGCTGACCAACTACTCGGGTATTGACCCTGAGATTTCGACTAACGGCAGCAATAACACCGGTGCCGGTGTTGACCGTAACTCGGTGGGCCAGGCCCGGAGTTACACGGTTGGTCTTAACCTCGGCTTTTAA
- the nfi gene encoding deoxyribonuclease V (cleaves DNA at apurinic or apyrimidinic sites), translating into MAYYRPPGPAPDPVVVRDLTRLQDELRTRIRLEPLPQEPQLIAGCDSSFPTPETVLSVFVLLRFPSLELVEKVYHVSPVTLPYIPGLLAFREAPNLLMAYEKLRQQPDIIMVDGHGIAHPRRMGIAAHLGVELDVPTFGVAKQKLTGTFQEPALTKGSITPLTDKQGELLGEVIRSKDKVNPLFVSPGHRCDQATATRLTLACLRGYKLPEPTRLADHWAEEFKKEVR; encoded by the coding sequence ATGGCTTACTACCGCCCCCCCGGCCCGGCTCCTGACCCTGTTGTTGTTCGTGACCTGACCCGCCTGCAGGACGAATTGCGGACCCGCATCCGGCTGGAGCCGCTGCCTCAGGAGCCCCAGCTTATTGCTGGCTGCGACTCCTCCTTCCCTACCCCCGAGACGGTGTTGTCGGTATTTGTGCTGCTGCGTTTTCCGTCTCTGGAGCTGGTAGAGAAAGTATACCACGTCAGCCCGGTTACGCTGCCCTACATTCCGGGCCTGTTGGCCTTCCGTGAGGCTCCTAACCTATTGATGGCCTATGAGAAGCTCCGGCAGCAGCCGGACATCATTATGGTGGATGGCCACGGAATTGCCCATCCGCGCCGCATGGGTATTGCCGCGCACCTGGGTGTGGAGCTGGATGTGCCCACTTTCGGCGTGGCCAAGCAGAAGCTCACGGGCACATTTCAGGAGCCGGCCCTGACCAAAGGCAGCATCACGCCGCTCACCGATAAGCAGGGTGAGTTGTTGGGCGAAGTCATCCGCAGCAAGGACAAGGTCAATCCGCTGTTCGTGAGTCCCGGCCACCGCTGCGACCAAGCCACCGCCACCCGCCTCACCCTGGCCTGCCTGCGCGGATACAAGCTGCCGGAGCCTACCCGCCTGGCCGACCACTGGGCCGAGGAATTCAAGAAGGAAGTGCGCTGA
- a CDS encoding DUF1990 family protein, whose protein sequence is MAKSEQPAHTGSGAFFERRYWIDVQRPRGTAAELLDHIKCHLPEYSPDLLADFEKTKGQGHCLAEGDEFGIKILGPWNGDVRVTKVEADQFELTTLESHPEAGRICFSLRPHVSLPDTLRFEIHSRARSRDGLVAFTYDTLGLGKRVQQQTWETFCQRVAEHSGGLLLGPVQVETIRQDDSGTEVTHDA, encoded by the coding sequence ATGGCCAAATCTGAACAACCAGCCCACACCGGTAGCGGCGCGTTCTTTGAGCGGCGTTATTGGATTGACGTGCAGCGGCCCCGCGGAACGGCTGCCGAGCTGCTGGACCATATTAAGTGCCACCTGCCCGAGTATTCACCGGATTTGCTGGCCGATTTCGAAAAAACCAAAGGCCAAGGCCATTGTCTGGCCGAAGGTGACGAGTTCGGAATTAAGATTCTGGGCCCCTGGAATGGCGACGTGCGCGTGACGAAAGTAGAGGCCGACCAGTTTGAGCTGACGACCCTGGAAAGCCACCCCGAAGCGGGGCGTATTTGCTTTTCGCTGCGGCCCCACGTCTCCCTGCCCGATACGCTGCGGTTCGAGATTCACTCCCGGGCCCGCTCCCGCGACGGATTGGTGGCCTTTACTTACGACACCTTGGGCTTGGGCAAACGAGTGCAGCAGCAAACCTGGGAAACCTTCTGCCAGCGCGTGGCGGAGCATAGCGGTGGGCTGCTGCTGGGCCCGGTACAGGTAGAAACCATCCGGCAGGACGATTCCGGAACTGAAGTGACCCACGATGCCTAA
- a CDS encoding DUF1990 domain-containing protein has protein sequence MPKPPPLYELQKRRLDSYSQAGYNFDPDRADDYTTANGWRVDDYETELPAEAAGPAEAHGSWAAAREVLRNYTFPPPGLITGIFLPDQPLDKRVMVLRGQFLLFTFWFGVRIGGVTDETRTLPDGSREQVWGYNYRTLEGHFERGQIEFMVHKNLTTGRIWFHIHAYSQTGRISNPFYWLGFKLFGRMLQKRFSNESVRRLREQVEEMLRNGWTTPDAQEAPPVQAVSSEAGAQEQLHKN, from the coding sequence ATGCCTAAGCCGCCACCGCTCTACGAACTGCAGAAACGCCGCCTCGATTCCTATTCCCAGGCGGGCTATAATTTCGACCCGGACCGGGCCGACGATTACACCACTGCCAACGGCTGGCGGGTTGACGACTACGAAACCGAGCTACCCGCTGAAGCTGCCGGTCCGGCCGAAGCGCACGGCTCCTGGGCCGCCGCCCGCGAGGTACTGCGTAATTACACCTTCCCACCACCCGGCCTCATCACGGGTATTTTTTTGCCCGACCAGCCCCTGGACAAGCGCGTGATGGTGCTGCGGGGGCAGTTTCTGCTGTTTACTTTCTGGTTTGGTGTGCGCATCGGAGGCGTGACGGACGAAACCCGTACCCTGCCCGACGGCTCCCGTGAGCAGGTATGGGGCTATAACTACCGTACGCTGGAAGGCCATTTCGAGCGGGGCCAGATTGAGTTTATGGTCCACAAAAACCTCACTACGGGGCGCATATGGTTTCATATTCACGCCTACTCTCAGACGGGCCGCATCAGCAACCCGTTCTACTGGCTGGGTTTTAAGCTATTCGGCCGGATGCTGCAGAAGCGGTTCTCCAATGAGTCGGTGAGGCGGTTGCGGGAGCAGGTAGAGGAAATGCTGCGCAACGGCTGGACGACCCCCGACGCCCAAGAAGCTCCGCCGGTACAAGCAGTTTCCTCGGAAGCAGGGGCTCAGGAGCAATTGCATAAGAATTAA
- a CDS encoding cytochrome b/b6 domain-containing protein: MPYPHTTPAPVTGGPKRNSLGLRIWHWANSALVLSQLVTILFLFVILKVKSLAPEFSKALADKGVTMAPDQLRGLTRIVAHRIWDWHIWIGILLSVLLAYRVLVSFRQRGSQRTAAKLAALKTRAAQGDEEAHKGIFVRYMYRGFYVVLAVMVVTGLILVFEDYFRSIEHLCKEVHEVSMYVVLAFIVAHIFGVFRAEVTHEPGITSDMIHGGEPAHEA; encoded by the coding sequence ATGCCTTATCCGCACACCACTCCGGCACCCGTTACCGGCGGCCCAAAGCGCAACTCCCTGGGACTGCGCATCTGGCACTGGGCCAACTCGGCCCTAGTGCTCAGCCAGCTCGTTACCATTCTGTTCCTGTTTGTCATTTTGAAGGTCAAGAGCCTGGCTCCCGAGTTCAGCAAAGCCCTGGCTGACAAAGGCGTGACCATGGCTCCCGACCAATTACGCGGCCTTACGCGCATTGTGGCGCACCGCATCTGGGACTGGCACATTTGGATTGGCATTCTGCTTTCGGTACTGCTGGCTTACCGGGTGTTGGTAAGCTTCCGGCAGCGTGGCAGTCAGCGCACGGCCGCCAAGCTGGCTGCTCTGAAAACCCGTGCCGCCCAAGGCGACGAGGAAGCCCACAAAGGCATCTTTGTACGGTATATGTACCGGGGTTTTTATGTGGTGCTGGCCGTGATGGTCGTTACGGGGCTGATCTTGGTATTTGAAGATTATTTCCGCTCCATCGAGCATCTGTGCAAGGAAGTCCACGAGGTGTCGATGTACGTGGTGCTGGCTTTCATAGTGGCACACATCTTCGGCGTGTTCCGGGCCGAAGTCACCCACGAGCCCGGCATTACCTCCGACATGATTCATGGCGGCGAGCCAGCCCACGAAGCGTAA